CCGGGCAGTCGATTCCCCTGCACGGACGGGGAGTCACGCATCTTCGGGGCGGCGGGCGTGGTGACCTCCTGGTGCATGTCGAGGTCATGACTCCGTCGAAGCTTGATCCCGAGCAGGAGCGGTTGCTGCGTGAGCTGGCGAAGCTGCGGGGCGAGGAGCGGCCCATGGGGCAGTTCCAGCCTGGGCAGCAGGGGCTGTTCTCGCGGCTGAAGGACGCGTTCAACGGACGCTGAGGTGGTGGGGGCGGGCTCTCCGGGAGCGCGCCCCCAGCCCCCTTTCGCGCCGCAGGGGCCTGATTCGGACTTGTGGTGGGGACGTGACAACATGCCGTCATGTCGTCCTCCCCGCTGACCGATCTCTTCCCTCACCCGATCGTGCAGGCCCCCATGGCGGGCGGCGTCTCCGTCCCGCGGCTCGCCAGTGCCGTCGCCGAAGCGGGCGGGCTCGGGTTCCTCGCCGCCGGGTACAAGACCGCGGACGGGATGTATCAGGAGATCAAGCAGTTGCGCGGGCTCACCGGGCGGCCGTTCGGCGTGAACCTGTTCATGCCGCAGCCCGAGTATCCCGGTGCGAGCACCGGCTCCACCGGAGCGGCTGACACCGCGCCCCCTCATGCCGCCGCCGTCGAGCTCTACGCCCACCAGCTCGCCGGTGAGGCCACCTGGTACGACACCGAGCTGGGCGACCCGGACAGCGGACGCGACGACGGCTACGACGCCAAGCTCGCCGTCCTCCTCGACAACCCGGTGCCGGTCGTATCCTTCCACTTCGGGGTGCCCGGCAGCGACGTACTGGACTCCCTCCGCCGTGCCGGCACCCTCACCCTGGTCACCGCGACCACCGCCGAGGAGGCCCTCGCCGTGCAGCGGGCCGGGGCCGACGGGGTGATCGTGCAGGGCGTCGAGGCCGGCGGTCATCAGGGCACCCATCGGGACAACCCCGAGGCGGACGGCTCGGCCATCGGGCTGCTCTCTCTCATCGCGCAGGTCCGCGAGACCGTCGACCTTCCCCTCGTCGCCGCCGGCGGGCTCATGCGCGGCAGCCAGATCGCCGCCGTCCTCGCCGCGGGCGCGAGCGCCGCCCAGCTCGGTACGGCCTTCCTCACCACCCCGGAATCCGGCGCCCACACCCTGCACAAGCAGGCACTGACCAACCCCCTCTTCGCCCGTACGGAGCTGACGCGCGCGTTCTCCGGCCGGCCCGCCCGGGGGCTGGTGAACCGTTTCCTGCGCGAGCACGGCCCGTACGCCCCCGCCGCATACCCCGAGGTCCACCACCTCACCTCGCCGCTCCGCAAGAAGGCCGCCGCGTCCGGCGACGCGCAGGGCATGGCCCTGTGGGCGGGACAGGGGCACCGGATGGCCCGGGAGCTTCCGGCCGGGGAGCTGGTGGCTGTGCTCGTGGACGAGATCGAGGCCGCGCGGGCCGCGTTGGCGGGCGGGGGCGAGCGTTCGTGACCGCCCCTGTCTTCGTCGTCGAGAGTTTCCCCCCGCACCTTGCCGCCGCCGGCGGCGGGCAGTACGTCCTTGACGGGGCCGAAGGGCGC
The DNA window shown above is from Streptomyces sp. NBC_01451 and carries:
- a CDS encoding nitronate monooxygenase gives rise to the protein MSSSPLTDLFPHPIVQAPMAGGVSVPRLASAVAEAGGLGFLAAGYKTADGMYQEIKQLRGLTGRPFGVNLFMPQPEYPGASTGSTGAADTAPPHAAAVELYAHQLAGEATWYDTELGDPDSGRDDGYDAKLAVLLDNPVPVVSFHFGVPGSDVLDSLRRAGTLTLVTATTAEEALAVQRAGADGVIVQGVEAGGHQGTHRDNPEADGSAIGLLSLIAQVRETVDLPLVAAGGLMRGSQIAAVLAAGASAAQLGTAFLTTPESGAHTLHKQALTNPLFARTELTRAFSGRPARGLVNRFLREHGPYAPAAYPEVHHLTSPLRKKAAASGDAQGMALWAGQGHRMARELPAGELVAVLVDEIEAARAALAGGGERS